The sequence TGATCAAGCCGACCAAGGGCCAGATCGACGACCTGATGCACGAGATCAAGCTGCGCACCGAGCGCGACGAGCGGGTGCTGGTCACCACGCTGACCAAGAAGATGGCCGAGGATCTCTCCGACTACCTGCTGGAGAACGGCATCCGGGTGCGCTACCTGCACTCCGAGGTCGACACGCTGCGCCGGGTCGAGCTGCTGCGCGAGCTGCGCAAGGGCGAGTACGACGTACTGGTCGGCATCAACCTGCTCCGGGAGGGCCTCGACCTGCCCGAGGTGTCCCTGGTCGCGATCCTCGACGCCGACAAGGAGGGCTTCCTGCGCAGCGGCCGGTCGCTGATCCAGACCATCGGCCGCGCCGCCCGTAACGTCTCCGGCCAGGTGCACATGTACGCCGACAAGATCACTCCGTCGATGGCGGCCGCGATCGACGAGACCGACCGGCGCCGGGCCAAGCAGATCGCGCACAACGAGGCGCACGGCATCAGCCCGGAGCCGCTGCGCAAGAAGATCCACGACATCCTCGACGACATCTACCGCGAGGCGGAGGACACCGAGAACAGCCGGGTCGGCGGGGCGGTGCGCCAGCTGTCCCGGGGCAAGGCCCCGGTCAAGGAGACCCGCAGCCGCAGTCGGGTTGGCGCGGCCGGCCCGTCCCGGGAGGGGATGGCCCGCGCCGATCTGGCGCAGCTCATCCAGGAGCTCAACGACCAGATGCTGGCCGCCGCCCGGGAGCTGCAGTTCGAGCTGGCTGCCCGGATCCGGGACGAGGTCGCCGACCTCAAGAAGGAACTGCGCGGGATGGACGCCGCGGGCGTGAAGTAGGGGGAGCGGGGGATGGGCGGGATCGAGGCCGTGGTCGGTCTGCCCGACCCCCGCCTGCGCCCGTTCGTCGACCGGTACCTCGGCTACCGCGAGCCCGCCTCGCTGCCGCTGGTCCGCCGCGAGGTGGCCGGCGCCTTCGTGGTGCTGGTGCTGGGCTGGGGCGCCCCGCTCGACGTGGTCAACCCGCGGGCCGGGCGCGGGGCGTACGGGGTGGACTCGTTCGTCGCCGGTCCCTTCGACGGCCACTGCATCACCTCGACCCTGGGCGTGGGGCTCGGCGTGCAGCTGGTGCTCACCCCACCGGCGGCCCGCCGGGTCCTCGGCCTGCCGCTGGGTGAGCTGGCCAACCGGGCCGTGCCGGTCGGCGACCTGCCGGACCGGTGGCTGGACAGGCTGCGCCGCCGGCTGGCCGACGCGCCGGACTGGACGCGCCGGTTCGCCCTGCTCGACGCGGCGCTCGGCGCGCGGCTGGCCGGCTCCGCCCCGCTCGATGCGACGCTGGGCCGGGCGTGGCGCCGGCTCGCCGGCACCGGCGGGCGGATCGGCGTCGGTGAGCTCGCCGACGAGCTGGGCTGGAGCAGCCGGCACCTCGCCGTCCGGTTCCGTGGGGAGCTGGGGCTGACGCCGAAGGCGACCGCCCGGCTGCTGCGCTTCCAGCGGGCGTACGCGACGCTGGCCCGCGACCTCGTTCCCCGGCCGGGCGCCGACGCCCCCGGCGATCCGGGTGGCTGGGCGGAGCTGGCCGCCCGCTGCGGGTACTACGACCAGTCGCACCTGATCCGGGACTTCCGGGAGTTCGCCGGTACGACGCCGGCCGCGCTGGCGCGCTCCGGATCGCTTTCGTCCAATCCCGGCTGACCGGGCCGGCGGCAGACTCGGGGCATGCGAAGCATCTACCCGGTCTTCCGGTATCCCGACGCCCGTGCCGCCATCGACTGGCTCTGCGCCGCGTTCGACTTCCAGGTCCACGAGGTGCACGACGCGCCCGACGGGTCCGTCGCGCACGCCCAACTCGGCTACGGCGGCGATCTGATCATGCTGGCCACCGGCAGCGGTCCCCTTGTCCGGCCGGCCGACGACGACTACGTCGTCTACGTGGCGGTCGACGATGTCGACGCCCATCACGGCCGGGCGAAGGCGGCCGGCGCGGAGATCGTCCGGGAGCCCTTCGACACCGACTACGGCTCCCGCGACTACACCGCCCGCGATCTCGCCGGCAACGTCTGGTCTTTCGGCACGTACCGGCCCTGAGCGGTGCGCTCCGCCCGGCGGCGAGCGGTCGCGCCCGACGGGGGCGTCGCCGGGCGGTTGCGGTGCGCGAGCAAGGTATTGCCCTGGGTGACGGTCCTGCGTACCCTCCGTCGTGGGGAGGCCGGGATGCCGTTGTCATCGAGTCCTGTCATTCGCCGTGCGCGCCTCGGCGCCGAGTTGCGCCAGCTGCGCAGACGGGAGGCGCTCACCCTGGAACAGGTGTGTGGGCTGCTGGGCTGGGCCTCCACGTCGAAGCTGTCCCGCATCGAGCTGGGGCAGAGCCGGCCCGACCTCGCCGACGTGCTCGACCTGCTGGACGTCTACCAGGTGCCGTCGCCGCAGCGGGAGGCGCTGATCGTCATCGCCCGGGACGCCGCGACCAGCCGGGGCTGGTGGAAGGCGCTCGGCGAGATGCACGAGCGGCAGCGCACGTACGCCGAGCTGGAGGCGGGGGCGGCGGCCATCGTGGAGTACCAGCCGGCCGTCGTACCCGGTCTGCTCCAGGCCCCCCGGTACGCCCGCCTGCGGGTCCTCGCCGGCCGGCTGGTGCACCCGGACGTCGACGTGGACGCCGACGTGCGGGCGCGGCTGGCCCGCCAGGAGGTGCTGCGTCGCCCCGACCCGCCGCACTACACCGGCCTGCTGGACGAACGGGTCTGCGAGCCGGCCGGCGTGCCGGTCGAGATCTGGCAGGAGCAGTTGGCGCATCTGCTGGCCCTGGCCGACCTGCCGAACGTGACGATCCGGGTGGTGCCCCGCACGGCCGCCCCGCCCGGGGCGGTGCACGCGCTGACCGCCTACTCCTGCTACTCCTTCCCCGACCCGGCCGACCCGCGCACGGTGATGCTGGAGACGCTCGCCAACGACGTGCGGCTGGTGACCGACGTCGACGTCGCCCGCTACGACCGGATGACCGGCTGGCTGTCGGCGGTGGCGTTGAGTGCGGAGGAGACCGCCGCGCTGCTGCGCGACCGGGCCGGCGAGGTCGCCAACGGCGCGCGCCCCGGCGGCGCCGAGGGAGAGCCGGCGGGTCAACCGGCCGGCGGGTGAGCGCCGCTCAGCGGTGCTGCTGGAAGCCGCCCTCCGAGTCGATCACCTGTCCGGTGATCCAGTCGGCCTCGGGGGAGCAGAGGAAGCGGACCAGCCGGGCGGCGTCGTCCGGGGTGCCCCACCGCCCGCCGGGAAGAGCCCGGCCACCGCGGCGTGCACGTCCGGCGGGGCGTAGCCGGTGTCGGTCGGCCCGGGGTTGACGCAGTTGACCGTGATGCCGCGGGGCATCAGCAGCGGGCGAGCTGGGCGGTCAGGTTCTCCACGCCGGCCTTGCTGGCGGCGTACGCCAGCTCACCGGGCATCGGGCCGAGCCGCTGCCCGCTGGAGAAGAGCACCAGCCGGCCGCCCGAGCCGGCGGTGAACGCGGCGGCGAACGCCTCGGCGAGCAGCAGCGTCGCCCGGACGTTGACCAGCAGGTGCCGGTCGATCTCGGTGGCGTCGAGCGTGCCGAGCGGGGTGTGGGTGGAGTACGCGTGCACGGCCACCACCGCGTCGAGCCGGCCGTGCCGGCGTACCGCCTCGGCGACCAGCGCACCGGGCGCGGCCGGGTCGAGCAGGTCGGCCGGGACGTACCCGGCGGCGGCGCCGAGCTCGGCGAGCAGCGCGGGCACGCGTCGGGGTCGCCGCCGTAGGGCTGGGCGTCGTCGTAGGCCGGCAGGCCGCTGAGCAGCAACCGGTGCCCGTCGGCGGCGAGCAGCCGGGCCACCGCCGCGCCGATGCCGATCCGACGGCTCACGCCGGTCACCAGGAAGACCCGATCACTCATGATCGACAGTCAACCCGCCGCCCCGGTCGGCGCCAGCAGATTGTCGCCGCGCGGCCACCGGACCCGGCACCCCCGAACGCGTCGGGGCCGGTGTGCCGCACGTGCGTCGCACGGTAACCGGCGGGTACGACAATGACGGGTGTGGATCCGCTGGATCAGGCCGGGACGTCGACGAAGTGCTCGACCCGGGGCGGGCCGGCGAAGTGCGGGCCGATCAGCGCCCGCCACTTGCCGAACGCCTCGCTGGCCCGGAAGTTCTGCTCGTGCGCCTCGACCGAGTCCCACTCGACCAGCAGCACGAACCGGGTCGGGGTCTCGATGCCCCGGGTCATCCGGGCCGACCGGCAGCCCTCGACGGCCGTCAGGATGCCCTGCGCCTGCGCGTAGGCGGCGGCGAACTCGTCCTCGTGTCCGGGCAGTACGTCGATGAGCGCGACCTCAAGCACCATGACCGAAAGCCTCGCACGCGCGGCGGTCAGACCGGCGGGAGGGGTCATCGCCGCCTGGACTCCGCCTCGGCTCGGCCAGGGACTTTGACACAGGCCCTAGGGTGATCGCTCGGGCCAGGGGAGGGGCGGATCATGTTGGACTGGTTGACCACGGTGGCGTTCACCGTCGGGGGCGTCGGGACGACCTGGGCGGAGCTGCTCGGCTTCGCCACCGGCGTGCTCAACGTCTGGCTGGTCGCTCGGCAGCACATCGTGAACTGGCCGGTGGGCATCGCCAACGTGCTGCTGCTGATGGTGCTGTTCTGGACCGCCGGCCTGTACGCCGACGCCGGCCTCCAGGTCGTCTACGTGCTGCTCGGCCTCTACGGCTGGTACCACTGGCTCTTCGGCGGCGAGCGGCGCAGCCGGCTCGCGGTCAGCCGGACGAGCGGCCGGGAGTGGGCCGGGCTGGCGGTCGCCGGGGTGCTGCTCACCGGCGGGCTCTGGGCCCTGCTGGACCGGGCCACCGACTCCACCGTGCCGCTGGCCGACGCGTTCACCACCGCGCTGTCGCTGCTGGCCACCTACGGGCAGACCCGCAAGCTGGTGGAGAGCTGGTGGCTCTGGATCGTGGCCGACCTGGTCTACGTCCCGCTCTACGCGTACAAGGGTCTCTGGCTCACCGGCGCGCTCTACCTGGTCTTCCTGGCGCTCTGCGTACTCGGGTTGCGGGCCTGGCGGGCCGACCTGCGCGTGGCCGGCGCCCTGACCGTGGTGCCGCCGGGTCCGGCCCCGGCGACCGCGTGAGCGGGCCGCCGGCCGGCCCGGCCCGGCCGGAGTTCCGGCACGGCCTGGTGGTCGGCAAGTTCTACCCGCCGCACGCCGGGCACCACGCCCTGATCGAGGCCGCCGCCGCCCGCTGCGCGGCGGTGACCGTGGTGGTCGCGCCGTCGCGCCGGGAGTCCATCCGGCTCGAGCTGCGGCTGGACTGGCTGCGCGAGGCGCACGCGCACACCCCCTGGGTCCGGTTCGTCGGCCGCTACGACGACCACCCGGTGGACTACGCCGACCCGGCGGCCTGGGACGCGCACTGCGCGGTCTTCTCCGCCGCGCTCGGCGGGCGCCCGGTGGACGCGGTGTTCTCCTCGGAGGCGTACGGCGGGGAACTGGCCCGGCGGTTCGACGCCACGGCGGTCTGCGTGGACCCGGACCGGCGGGTCGTGCCGGTCTCCGGCACGGCGGTGCGGGCGGACCCGGCCGCGCACTGGGACCGGCTGAGCCCGGCGGTGCGGGCCTGGTTCGTCCGGCGGGTGGTGGTGGTCGGGGCGGAGTCCACCGGGACCACCACGATGGCCGCCGCCCTGGCCGCGCACTACGGCACGGCCTGGGTGCCGGAGTACGGCCGGGAGTTGACCGCCCGCAAGCTGGCCCGGCTGCGCGCCGGGCGGCCGGCGGCGACGGTCTTCGACGTCACCTGGGACCGGGACGACTTCGTCGAGGTGGTCCGCGCCCAGCAGGCGGCGGAGGACGCCGCCGCCCGGTCCAGCGGCCCGCTGCTGGTCTGCGACACCGACGCCCGGGCGACCGCGGTGTGGGAGGAGCGGTACCTGGGCTCGGCGTCGGAGCCGGTCCTGGCGGCGGCCCGCCGACCCGCGCTCTACCTGCTGACCGACCACGTCGGGGTGCCGTTCACCGACGACGGGCTGCGCGACGGCGCGCACCTGCGGGCCTGGATGACCGAGCGGTTCCGGGCCGAGCTGGCCGGCTGCGGGGTGCCGGTGATGGAGCTCACCGGGCCGCACCCGGAGCGGCTGGCCCGGGCGGTGGCAGCCTGCGACGCGCTGCTGGCCGCCGGTTGGTCGCTCGCCGATCCGCTGCTGCCACCCGCCTGAGCAGCGCGTCCACCACTCGGCCGCGCCGGTACCGGGATTGCACCTAGCCTCCTAGGACGGCGTAGGGGACGTGCCACGGATCGTGTCGGAAGGTGATACTGCCGGCAATCCAGGTACCTGGAGATGCGGTGGCCGGCCGGGATGGTGAACAATGGCCCACGAGGAGGGGAGTATTCCCTCGCGACGGAGTCGTCAGCACGGTCGACCGCCGAACCCGGCGGCCCGACCCGGCGCCGTCGGTCATCGCCCCGCCCGCGGGTCGCTGGCGGAAGAGACCTCCGACA comes from Micromonospora purpureochromogenes and encodes:
- a CDS encoding helix-turn-helix domain-containing protein, with product MGGIEAVVGLPDPRLRPFVDRYLGYREPASLPLVRREVAGAFVVLVLGWGAPLDVVNPRAGRGAYGVDSFVAGPFDGHCITSTLGVGLGVQLVLTPPAARRVLGLPLGELANRAVPVGDLPDRWLDRLRRRLADAPDWTRRFALLDAALGARLAGSAPLDATLGRAWRRLAGTGGRIGVGELADELGWSSRHLAVRFRGELGLTPKATARLLRFQRAYATLARDLVPRPGADAPGDPGGWAELAARCGYYDQSHLIRDFREFAGTTPAALARSGSLSSNPG
- a CDS encoding VOC family protein, which translates into the protein MRSIYPVFRYPDARAAIDWLCAAFDFQVHEVHDAPDGSVAHAQLGYGGDLIMLATGSGPLVRPADDDYVVYVAVDDVDAHHGRAKAAGAEIVREPFDTDYGSRDYTARDLAGNVWSFGTYRP
- a CDS encoding helix-turn-helix domain-containing protein; its protein translation is MPLSSSPVIRRARLGAELRQLRRREALTLEQVCGLLGWASTSKLSRIELGQSRPDLADVLDLLDVYQVPSPQREALIVIARDAATSRGWWKALGEMHERQRTYAELEAGAAAIVEYQPAVVPGLLQAPRYARLRVLAGRLVHPDVDVDADVRARLARQEVLRRPDPPHYTGLLDERVCEPAGVPVEIWQEQLAHLLALADLPNVTIRVVPRTAAPPGAVHALTAYSCYSFPDPADPRTVMLETLANDVRLVTDVDVARYDRMTGWLSAVALSAEETAALLRDRAGEVANGARPGGAEGEPAGQPAGG
- a CDS encoding SDR family oxidoreductase; this encodes MRQPRADRHRLRPAGRARRGGRALPGGRWGTPDDAARLVRFLCSPEADWITGQVIDSEGGFQQHR
- a CDS encoding SDR family NAD(P)-dependent oxidoreductase, which encodes MPALLAELGAAAGYVPADLLDPAAPGALVAEAVRRHGRLDAVVAVHAYSTHTPLGTLDATEIDRHLLVNVRATLLLAEAFAAAFTAGSGGRLVLFSSGQRLGPMPGELAYAASKAGVENLTAQLARC
- a CDS encoding antibiotic biosynthesis monooxygenase family protein, yielding MVLEVALIDVLPGHEDEFAAAYAQAQGILTAVEGCRSARMTRGIETPTRFVLLVEWDSVEAHEQNFRASEAFGKWRALIGPHFAGPPRVEHFVDVPA
- the pnuC gene encoding nicotinamide riboside transporter PnuC, giving the protein MLDWLTTVAFTVGGVGTTWAELLGFATGVLNVWLVARQHIVNWPVGIANVLLLMVLFWTAGLYADAGLQVVYVLLGLYGWYHWLFGGERRSRLAVSRTSGREWAGLAVAGVLLTGGLWALLDRATDSTVPLADAFTTALSLLATYGQTRKLVESWWLWIVADLVYVPLYAYKGLWLTGALYLVFLALCVLGLRAWRADLRVAGALTVVPPGPAPATA
- a CDS encoding AAA family ATPase — translated: MSGPPAGPARPEFRHGLVVGKFYPPHAGHHALIEAAAARCAAVTVVVAPSRRESIRLELRLDWLREAHAHTPWVRFVGRYDDHPVDYADPAAWDAHCAVFSAALGGRPVDAVFSSEAYGGELARRFDATAVCVDPDRRVVPVSGTAVRADPAAHWDRLSPAVRAWFVRRVVVVGAESTGTTTMAAALAAHYGTAWVPEYGRELTARKLARLRAGRPAATVFDVTWDRDDFVEVVRAQQAAEDAAARSSGPLLVCDTDARATAVWEERYLGSASEPVLAAARRPALYLLTDHVGVPFTDDGLRDGAHLRAWMTERFRAELAGCGVPVMELTGPHPERLARAVAACDALLAAGWSLADPLLPPA